The sequence AACCATTCCAGGTTAACCAGGAGGTGGCATGCAGTCGTACTGTTAGGGTTCGGAGGAACCTTCTACATTGGTCCTGTACTATACAATGTCCCCTACCTCTGGCCCCGCCTCTGTTAACAAGCATGCACAGACTGGCAGCAGCACATACCTGGGCATAGCATATCCCTTCAATGGCCATCCCCGATGCAATATCCACCTGCAAGAAAGACATGCTCCCTGGATCAGCCTGACCATGTTGACAAACAGTGCTGGGAGAAATGGGGGCTGGAAGGACAATGAGGAGGGTCGACACAGCCTGCAGATTCAGACATGCTGTCAGAGcggggtgggagagcaggagtCCACAGCCAGTGTTCCTTCCCGTCTGGCTGCTCGCCATGCTCCTGCCCCCTGGCAGTTAATTTGGCCAGCTGCTGCTGCCCTGAGGAAGAAGGGCCTGGGCCCTTATGACCTGGCCCCTGGCAATTTCTCCAGCTTCTAGGCCCAAGTGCTTGCTGTGACTAGCACTTGTAAGCACCATTCTAAGAGAagtatcggccgggcgcggtggctcacgcctgtaatcctagcactctgggaggccgaggcgggtggatcgctcaaggtcaggagttcgagaccagcctgagcaatgagcgagacctcgtctctactaaaaatagaaagaaattatctggccaactaaaatatatatagaaaaaaaaaattagccgggcatggtggcgcatgcctgtagtcccagctactcaggaggctgaggcagtaggattgcttaagcccaggagtttgaggttgctgtgagctaggctgacgccacggcactcactctagcctgggcaacaaagcgacactcttgtctcaaaaaaaaaaaaaaaaagagaagtaccatgtatatatgtgtgtaaactCATTACTTTTCACAGCAAGGGTTATTATCCGTCATACGGCTGAGAAatgtgaggcacagaaaggtgaagcattgacattttgggctggatggaaacacacacccacccaccccagaaaGGTGAAGTAATTTGTAAGAGTTCACAACAGAGTGTGGAAGAGCAGGTCTTGGAACCGAGTCCGTGCTCCTAACAGGCATGCAGTGTCTTCCCCTCGTCCCCTCAGTCAAGCTGCTCGCTTATACACTTCTGTTCTTTTGCTCAAACTGTTCCTTTTCTCTGGAATTCTTAGCCTTCCCACGGCCCAACTCTATTAGAATAAACACTCTTTAACCCAGCACTGtgcaatatggtagccactaaccacatgtggctactgagcatttgAACTGTGATTAGCATGAAGGAAGAACTGAATGTTTTACTTGCTTTTAATTAAGTTTAAAACCCACATGGTGCTATCATAGGGACAGCACAgctttaacctctctgaggtgTCTGCTTAGTACCATTCACCttttattagtaatttgtgtatttttgccCTCTCCCTACCTTAGGAACAGTGACCATATTTAATTCATCTCTATGTCCCAGTTCCTTGCTCAGGTCTAGATTCAGTGTGTGATGAGTGAATTGATGGATAAGTTGATGTCCAGGGATAGATTAGCTACACACAAGGCATCACCCTGAGTCCTGCCCTCGAGGCCACATTACTGACGACCAGCACAAACCCCGCAACACTCACTCGGTGCCACGCAGACCTGGATTCTTCCTACTTGCTttccctgtgaccttgggcaagtcacttacttaccctttctgaacctcaatttcctcctctgtccaaggggaaggggaagaggataaaatgtaaacaataaaatCATCTGGCCAGACTTCCCATTTTGGAGATGGGTAAATTGGGGTACAGAGAAAGAGGTCAGAATCTGTTAGAAGAGTCCAATTCTTGAGTTCTTTCTAACTGTGCTGTCAATCTGAGCCATAAAAAAACACTGTGTCTCAGCCATGAGTGACTTTAGTGGACCCAAGTCCCAACTCCAAACCCTCTCACCTCTATTCCTCGGTCAATGGCTACTTTGCCCAGCCGCACAGCGATGGGGGCCTAGGGAAAAGGAAAAGCTTGGTTGAGGAGGGGATCAATGCCAATAGAGATCTGAACTAAAGAGATGTACTCAGCTCTGTTGAGGGAAGAGTTTTAGACAAGGAGGCAGCGGTCTGGGTCTAGTTCCAGCTATTCTATCTGATGTGTCTCATTAATGTTAGTCTTCCTACCTCTTAGTTGAGGTTCCTTTTCTATAACAAAAGAAGCCACACTGATCCCTGACCCTCCCAATCCTAACCATCTGGGGTTCTTGTCATTCAGCCTGTCCTTCCACCATGTGCAACATACTacagtttacaaaatgctttccTACCCACAGACTCACCTAATGGTGTTTCCGACCCTTCCAGGCTGGTGTTTTCACTaatcacccattttacagatgtgaaattGAGGTGCAAGGAGGTGAAGCACTTGGCTGTGTTTATCCAGGGAGTCACTGGTGAGACTTGCATTTGGCTCCCGGCCACCTCTCCCATTGCtactcccttcctctctcccccttaTCTCAGTAAATGCCAGCCTTGACTATAAGCAGGTTTTACTCCAGCAGAGTTtttacaaaaacaacaacaaaaagtcagGTTAGGAATTTGGGCTTTTGAGTCTCACAGATCTGGGTTGACATCCCAGGGGAGCATATTGACGTGTCCACATGGAAACAGCAGTGTCTTTGGTTTATTTATCACTGGTTTTACTTCGAGTAACCTGTGCCACAGCAGCCCTGGCACGCTAGGCAAGGAGTGCATCTATTTCCTAGATCATTCATACTGTATTATTTGAAGTGTTTACTATAGGACTATCagacaatgatttttaaagtgttaGCATAGAATCCATAAATGAAAAAGCTAGCTACATAAAAATGAACTTCATATTGGAGGAAAATAAACacgaatagaataaaataaaatggaagaaaaatatttgcaacactcAATGACAGATGAGTTTCCGTAATTTATAAAAagttggtataatttttttttttttattttttttttcaatttaattttacagaatcaaagagtctaacagtatatcttgttagatacagtatgtcctcataatgtatacattatttcttgtacaatgatatgaaataatatgggaaatattcatgataaattattaagtgaacagtgcaagttaaaaacaatagtttcatatttttttccccaccccccctttcccgagtcagcaccttcaagtgttaccactccccaaacggtgcgcaatgcactcattgtgtaggcatacccccatcccctcccccaccccccacctcagtctgatgtccaattgatgtcattcccagatttgtgtttaggtgatgatcagggaaaccaattttctggtgagtacatgtgatgcttgaaAAGTTggtataatttttgaaaaacatttacaaaaggcACGTAAAAGTAGTACACAGGAAAAGAAACATAAGCGTGAAGGATGCCCTGCAGCTGCACTGAGAAAGGCAGATCAGACAGCGAGGCGCCAGGCCCCGCAGGAAAATGTTAGTAGTGCTCACTTGCTGAGATTGGGGAAACTGGTATTTGCATGTATTATTGATAGAGTAAATTGATATGCCTcaggaaagcaatttggcaaaaactggcaaaatgtTAGATACATGTGCTCTTTGCTGCAACTCCATGTAGGGATTTGTATGAAGTTATTCATTCCAGCCATTTCACAGTGGCAAAAAGATACAACATAAATGTTCATCATTAGGGTGCTGGTTAAATAATGATGACACATCTATACCCTGAATGCAAAAGTGTACAGTTGTTTAAAAGAATGACGTCAATTAGATATGTGCTGAAATggaaaaatctccaaaaaatGTTAGGTGAACAAAGCAAGGTGCTATCTGGTATATACATTATGATTTCATTTGTGTAAAATGTGTTGGTATGACATGCTTTTGGGGAGAAGGGGGCCACTGGGTCTAGCTAGTATTATTATAATTTAGGTAACTATCCAGTAAAGAAACTGATTTTTCACTAAAGAAAGTTAAACTACATACATGGAGGCCAGGGGTAGTGACTCAtgtctataatctcagcacttttgtaggccaaggcaggaggatcgtttgaggctaggagtttgagaccagcctgggcagcatagtgagaccccatctctacaaaaagaatttaaaatttgttaggTGTtagtggcatgcacttgtagtcctagctacagtcaggaggatggcttgagcccaggagttcaaggctacagtgagctgtgatcacgcctctgctctccagtctgggcaatagagtgagaccctgtctctaaaaaagaaaaagaaaacaaacaaatccattATTCAAAGGATAATATGTATTTACTATTTAAGGGTGAAATCTGAGTGTTAAGATGCAGACCTTGAGGATATCGACAGATTTTTTTCTGGGCTGAGTAAACTTTGGAACTGTGACTCCCTAGCCAGAGTGGTTTGTCCACTAGGTGGCAGCCGTCTGCCACCATAACTGGCACACCCATATGGGAGCCCTCTTTATTCTGAGTACCTAGTAACACAGCTGGATTGTTGCAGGCTTGTTTTTCATTTGCACCAGAAGGTCTCATCTGTGGAAGTGGTACTAGCTGGTAGACTGGTGTTTGGAGTACAAAACTACTATCACTGAAAATACTGGTAATCATATTAGTATAGTACTGTTATTTCAGTATATTTGGAAATCTGAATAATCCTGTGATTGTCATTTAGTTTACGCAAAAAGACAAACCCTACACAGTCTAGAGGTCTAGCTGTGGAAGCTGCAGTCAGCCTCTCCCTTAAGTGACTCAGAGTTCTGTATTAGTTTGGAGACTTTTTGACCAACTGTAGTAGAAACCTGACAGCGTTAAAATTGTCCAGGCAATGGCATCAGACTCTCCATTTATGtataagacttaaaaaaaaaaaaaaaagctttctgttAAACCAAAGCATTTGGTTTagattatcaatttaaaaaaagttatggaCCCTGACTCCCAAATTAAAGAAGATCTCAGTTATAAGAGATAGGATTATTTAGGGACAGGgaaggatttttttcaaaattacttattttcatgGTTAATTCAAATACTATCtgttaatattaaaatgatgtaCGGTTAACATGTTGTATAGGcttatattttaactttgttttgtaacatgtttgtaaattttttgtattgtaagtacattaaatatttagcttcacagtttaaaattttttattcatattttgcactgtaacaaaataaaataccagttTTTTTATTGCATTCTGTTTTGTGCAAAATAAATGCTGAAATACCAGTGTTGTCTGTTTTTGATGCTGCCGTCACTTTTTGTGACCTTGATGAGCAGATCACTGAACCTTTCTGGGTCTGTTTGCTTACAAATGGTGACTATTGCACTCACTTTTTGTGACCTCGATGAGCAGgtcactgaacctctctgggTCTGTTGGCTCACAAATGGTGACTGTTGCAGTCACTTTTTTGACTTTCCTGACCAAGTCACTCACTGAACCTTTCTGAGTCTGTTTTCTCACAAATGGTGACAATTAACTAGATTGTTCTAATGATAGAGACACTGTAATAAAAGTAGCTAGTAGCATTGTGTCCGACAGGTGAGAGCTACTCAGAATAGGCTAAGTCAAGATTTATTGTAAATTAGTTAAACCTAGCTCCATTGCAGCTGCTTTTATATATCTTGATGGAAACTTGAGATCTCCTGCCCCTAACCCCTTCTACCTTGCGCCCCCAAAGAGTTGTAAGAAGCCAGCAGAACCTCTCAGGGCCTGGAGACCACAGCCAGCCAGATCCTTCCTTTCCCTGCTGAAGTCTTTGGGCCCTGCAGCTGGTAGGATTGCTCCTGGGCAGGGCCTAATAAGCCCACTCTCTAGCGAGCAGTACTAAACTTTTTAGGGATTATGCTCCAAAGCtatttgaggatttttaaaaaattagtgagTCTTAACACATGTCTTGCATGATGTATTTAAAGAATTTCTACACCAGGCAGTATGGTAGGAAAGGAAAGATGGGCTAAGTTCTGTATCCATCTTAGAATCTTGCTTTTTCAGTCTTTGGGACACTGTAAGGCTGTGCCGTAATACAGTAGCcaggagccacatgtggctgttagcatttgaaatatggctagtaGTGTGACTATGAGGaaccaaattttttgttttatctaattTGAATTTAACTGCATTTGGTTAGTGGCTGCCATTAACGGACAGCACCAATGCAGAGCATTTCTGTCATCTCTTAAAGGTCTATTGGATGGTGTTAATTTGAGGGCTTTCACACCCATTTGATTCCAGTCCTTTGgaattcaattttcattttaatttaaaattaaaatttgattgtTGCTTACTGGATGGCTGAATAGATGAAAAACTCCAAAAAGGGTTAATTTTTTGTCTTTGGGCAAATGGATGTGCAACCCCAAGGAATACCCTGCACCCCAAAACACCCTGCCTCCCCCATAGCACAGGCCTGCCCTCCTGTGCGGGGCTGTCACCATACCTGGGGCAGGATCTCTCGGGCCAGTTCTCGTGCCCGGTGGTAGGCAGCATCGCCCTCCTCGTTCTGGGCCACAGCATGATTCACCAGCCCCAGCGAGTGGGCCTGCTCTCCACTCAGTCTTCGGCCCGTGAAGATGAGCTCTTTTGCTAGGGCCACTCCCAGGCAGCGGGGCAGCCTCTGAGTCCCTCCTGCCAGGTGGAGGGGTCAGGGTGATAAATCGGTGTGGGAAGTGGGAGTCCAGAGAAGGCCCAGCCTGGGAGTCAGCCACGACTTCTCAGAGAAGCAAAGGGAGTTAGGATGGGAGGGGAGGACCCTGGTTAGAGGGGAATTGGGCAGGTGGAAGAGGGTGGGTAGATGCTGTAGGTGAGGTTACCTGCCCCTGGGAGGAGCCCTCGAGTGGTCTCAATCAGTCCCATGACTGCAGAGGAAGCTGCTCAAACAGAACAGAGTGAAGCCCGtgcccacccaccccctcctccagtGCTAATCCCTGGGGAGAAGAGACACCTGTCTCTGGTCTGCTCTCCCCTCTGGCCAATTCCCCCATGGTCTGGCCACAGCCGGGCCCCTCTAGACTCTGCCTTTGGAAGAGCCCTAGCCTGGAAGTCAGGAGGCCCAGGCAGCCCTGATTCCACCATGCCCTTTGATGGAGTTGTGTGTCACCAGCAAGTCTCACCCTTCCTGAACTtcaaagatgggaaaaaaaaatggcccTTTTCTGCCTGCTTCAGAGAGCTGCTAAGGATTACGTGAGTAATGGTGCTTGGAACCAGGAAGGGGCTCCTAGAAGGTGCCTGATAAGCTATTTGTTGGTTAATAGAGTCTGAGCTCTGCCCTGTCCTAGAGTGTCAGTGACTCCTGCTCCTACCATGGTTATCCCTCCCAGCTTTGTTGTAGCCTGAAGTGTCCCTGACTTCCAGTACACGTCCAACTGAGTTCTACTTCCTTTGAGAAGCTGGCCTTGACTGACCACCTCCCACACCACATGCCTCTCCCTTCTGAATTCCTCACCCAGCCCAGGCCATGTTAACTGTGCAATGTCATGCTTATGAAAGGTTTTACATTCACTCTCTCAGTCCTCATGGAGACCCTGCCAGGTAGTTGCCTGAACATGGGCAGGTGAGAAGTTGGAGCTAGGACCAACCTGGTATTTTGGTGCCTGGCCACCTGGTCAATTCCTTCTCTTTGACCTGCATTGTGTGGTTAGAAGTGACCTTCATGCCTGGAGTTACACATTTTAAATGTCCCTCCTGGGTTGGCAGGAGACAGCAGTTGGGGGTAAGAGAGGTATCATGGTGGCGCTCAGACTCCGTCTAGCTGTCTCCAAGAAGGACGCTCCTAACCACCAAGGCAGTCACCTTAAAAAGCGATCAGTCATCTTCATCCCCTCTACTCCTCAAACAAAGCTCGATTGCTCAGAACAAGTAATGTGATTAGCTCAGCCAGTGAGAGACTGTCCCTGTGGCTCACCTTTGTTCAAAACATGGTAAATTAATCTGACTCGGACAGAACTGGAAGGTTGGACATTGATCTTTGTCCTCCTTGGCTTTCgttctctgtattctttttttttttttttttttgagacagagtctcactctgttgcccaggctagagtgagtgccgtggcgtcagcctagctcacagcaacctcaaactcctgagctcaagcgatcctactgtctcagcctcccgagtagctgggac is a genomic window of Eulemur rufifrons isolate Redbay chromosome 8, OSU_ERuf_1, whole genome shotgun sequence containing:
- the ECHDC2 gene encoding enoyl-CoA hydratase domain-containing protein 2, mitochondrial isoform X6, whose protein sequence is MSEAEVGVFVQRLRGLMDDIAAFPAPTIAAMDGFALGGGLELALACDLRVAASSAVMGLIETTRGLLPGAGGTQRLPRCLGVALAKELIFTGRRLSGEQAHSLGLVNHAVAQNEEGDAAYHRARELAREILPQAPIAVRLGKVAIDRGIEVDIASGMAIEGICYAQNIPTRDRLEGMAAFREKRPPRFVGE